Proteins from a single region of Pangasianodon hypophthalmus isolate fPanHyp1 chromosome 7, fPanHyp1.pri, whole genome shotgun sequence:
- the nedd1 gene encoding protein NEDD1 isoform X1 gives MEEVTRLVSSGDCLKIWDSTSMSVVEQFNPHSASHPLAQVCWSSSNQYIVSASSIGDKLVVTSLKSSPVPVMELAEGKKQTRVALNSTSQFLVSGGLDNTVNIWDLKTKRLHRSLKDHKEEVTCVSFNGGDSYIASGSTSGDIILHSITTNLSSKAFGHGPSEPIHDLKYSLIKRSLLGSVSDSGSVVLWDVNTQKELHTFEGAHKAPASGLAFSPANDLLFITVGLDKKIVCYDTSSKVIFRSKQVESPLTAVDFTPDGAGLVVGSTQGRIYMYDLRNLSAPVKTTTAHKTSVTCIRFQHSNTRLKTSKTVSGKTSSSQSTKRISVKLGQNQQSGPPTPTSSVPAVPEQQPVSRGDGQAHSLGSGGGSEVPSREAEGQQSLDKFNSVGRNSLSLDIFSPVTDGFKTHGFIGDTPTSRNGGSADVFLREAEGQHSSDKFRVGRNSLDIFSPVRDDYKGHRFSDASSGKKDLDFLPQHGSAQRKNPLGTPGARCYSPLSAVHTPPAIKEEEPVITSPTHTDTQNNMVEKTNYPRQNTMTTPPASQCTHIQSVPSFNTPEPTQRREVPTQLTYDSPVSSSQPAAESAAGAAAGASGAVSSGAPLTSVQMNFVRNMIHEALEDFRDTCHRDIINLQVEMVRQFYIQLNEIHGLIERYSVNESLVEEIEKLKEENKRLRANY, from the exons GTGCCAGCCATCCTCTAGCACAGGTGTGCTGGAGCAGCAGCA ATCAGTACATTGTCAGTGCCAGCAGTATAGGAGACAAGCTGGTAGTGACCAGCCTGAAGTCCTCACCAGTGCCAGTGATGGAGCTTGCGGAAGGG AAAAAACAGACACGAGTCGCACTAAATTCAACATCACAGTTCTTGGTCAGTGGGGGACTGGATAATACGGTCAACATCTGGGACCTGAAGACAAAGAGATTACATCGCAGCCTCAAG GACCATAAGGAGGAAGTGACCTGTGTATCCTTCAATGGTGGCGATAGTTACATAGCATCTGGTTCCACCAGTGGGGATATCATCCTCCACAGCATTACCACCAATCTGTCCAGCAAAGCCTTTGGCCATGGGCCCAGTGAA CCTATCCATGACTTGAAGTACTCACTGATAAAGCGGTCTCTCTTGGGGAGTGTGTCAGACAGTGGCTCCGTGGTACTGTGGGACGTAAACACACAGAAGGAACTACACACGTTTGAAGGAGCACACAAAGCTCCTGCCTCAGGCCTGGCCTTTTCTCCAGCCAATGACCTGCTCTTTATTACGGTGGGGTTGGATAAGAAGATTGTCTGCTATGACACTTCCAGCAAAGT tatTTTTCGTAGTAAGCAGGTTGAGTCCCCACTCACGGCTGTAGACTTCACTCCGGATGGAGCAGGACTTGTAGTGGGCTCCACCCAGGGACGGATCTACATGTATGACCTGCGTAATCTAAGTGCTCCTGTCAAAACCACCACTGCTCACAAGACCTCAGTCACGTGTATCCGCTTCCAGCACTCCAACACCAGGCTAAAG ACTAGTAAAACAGTCTCTGGCAAGACTTCTTCTTCACAGTCTACCAAGAGAATCTCTGTAAAGCTGGGACAGAATCAGCAGAGCGGTCCTCCTACTCCAACCTCCTCAGTTCCCGCTGTCCCCGAACAACAGCCAGTAAGCAGAGGAGACGGACAGGCTCACAGCCTCG GGAGTGGAGGAGGTTCTGAGGTGCCATCCAGAGAGGCTGAAGGCCAGCAGAGTCTGGATAAGTTCAACAGCGTGGGCCGAAACAGCCTAAGCCTAGACATTTTCTCACCTGTAACTGATG GGTTTAAAACACATGGTTTCATTGGTGATACTCCAACTTCAAGAAATG GAGGCAGTGCTGATGTGTTCCTCAGAGAAGCTGAGGGTCAACACAGTTCTGATAAGTTTAGGGTGGGTCGCAACAGCCTGGACATTTTCTCTCCTGTCCGAGATG ATTACAAAGGTCACAGATTCAGTGATGCCTCAAGTGGAAAGAAAG atTTAGATTTCTTACCTCAGCACGGTTCAGCCCAGCGTAAGAATCCGCTGGGTACACCTGGTGCTCGCTGCTACAGTCCTCTGTCTGCTGTCCACACACCACCTGCAATCAAAGAGGAGGAACCAGTGATCacatcacctacacacacagacacgcagaACAACATG GTGGAGAAGACTAATTATCCGAGGCAGAATACTATGACTACACCCCCTGCTTCTCAGTGTACACACATTCAATCAGTGCCTTCATTCAACACTCCTGAGCCCACTCAGAGGAGAGAAGTTCCAACCCAGCTCACCTACGATTCGCCAGTGAGTAGCAGTCAACCCGCAGCCGAATCAG CAGCAGGTGCAGCAGCAGGCGCATCTGGCGCTGTCAGTAGTGGAGCACCACTCACCTCTGTCCAGATGAATTTTGTGCGCAACATGATCCATGAAGCTCTAGAAGATTTCAG AGACACGTGCCATAGAGATATCATCAATCTTCAAGTAGAAATGGTGCGGCAGTTCTACATTCAGCTG AATGAAATCCATGGGCTCATTGAGAGGTACTCTGTGAATGAGAGTCTTGTGGAGGAGATTGAGAAGCTGAAGGAGGAAAACAAACGACTCCGAGCCAATTACTAA
- the nedd1 gene encoding protein NEDD1 isoform X2 — MEEVTRLVSSGDCLKIWDSTSMSVVEQFNPHSASHPLAQVCWSSSNQYIVSASSIGDKLVVTSLKSSPVPVMELAEGKKQTRVALNSTSQFLVSGGLDNTVNIWDLKTKRLHRSLKDHKEEVTCVSFNGGDSYIASGSTSGDIILHSITTNLSSKAFGHGPSEPIHDLKYSLIKRSLLGSVSDSGSVVLWDVNTQKELHTFEGAHKAPASGLAFSPANDLLFITVGLDKKIVCYDTSSKVIFRSKQVESPLTAVDFTPDGAGLVVGSTQGRIYMYDLRNLSAPVKTTTAHKTSVTCIRFQHSNTRLKTSKTVSGKTSSSQSTKRISVKLGQNQQSGPPTPTSSVPAVPEQQPVSRGDGQAHSLGSGGGSEVPSREAEGQQSLDKFNSVGRNSLSLDIFSPVTDGFKTHGFIGDTPTSRNGGSADVFLREAEGQHSSDKFRVGRNSLDIFSPVRDDYKGHRFSDASSGKKDLDFLPQHGSAQRKNPLGTPGARCYSPLSAVHTPPAIKEEEPVITSPTHTDTQNNMVEKTNYPRQNTMTTPPASQCTHIQSVPSFNTPEPTQRREVPTQLTYDSPVSSSQPAAESAGAAAGASGAVSSGAPLTSVQMNFVRNMIHEALEDFRDTCHRDIINLQVEMVRQFYIQLNEIHGLIERYSVNESLVEEIEKLKEENKRLRANY, encoded by the exons GTGCCAGCCATCCTCTAGCACAGGTGTGCTGGAGCAGCAGCA ATCAGTACATTGTCAGTGCCAGCAGTATAGGAGACAAGCTGGTAGTGACCAGCCTGAAGTCCTCACCAGTGCCAGTGATGGAGCTTGCGGAAGGG AAAAAACAGACACGAGTCGCACTAAATTCAACATCACAGTTCTTGGTCAGTGGGGGACTGGATAATACGGTCAACATCTGGGACCTGAAGACAAAGAGATTACATCGCAGCCTCAAG GACCATAAGGAGGAAGTGACCTGTGTATCCTTCAATGGTGGCGATAGTTACATAGCATCTGGTTCCACCAGTGGGGATATCATCCTCCACAGCATTACCACCAATCTGTCCAGCAAAGCCTTTGGCCATGGGCCCAGTGAA CCTATCCATGACTTGAAGTACTCACTGATAAAGCGGTCTCTCTTGGGGAGTGTGTCAGACAGTGGCTCCGTGGTACTGTGGGACGTAAACACACAGAAGGAACTACACACGTTTGAAGGAGCACACAAAGCTCCTGCCTCAGGCCTGGCCTTTTCTCCAGCCAATGACCTGCTCTTTATTACGGTGGGGTTGGATAAGAAGATTGTCTGCTATGACACTTCCAGCAAAGT tatTTTTCGTAGTAAGCAGGTTGAGTCCCCACTCACGGCTGTAGACTTCACTCCGGATGGAGCAGGACTTGTAGTGGGCTCCACCCAGGGACGGATCTACATGTATGACCTGCGTAATCTAAGTGCTCCTGTCAAAACCACCACTGCTCACAAGACCTCAGTCACGTGTATCCGCTTCCAGCACTCCAACACCAGGCTAAAG ACTAGTAAAACAGTCTCTGGCAAGACTTCTTCTTCACAGTCTACCAAGAGAATCTCTGTAAAGCTGGGACAGAATCAGCAGAGCGGTCCTCCTACTCCAACCTCCTCAGTTCCCGCTGTCCCCGAACAACAGCCAGTAAGCAGAGGAGACGGACAGGCTCACAGCCTCG GGAGTGGAGGAGGTTCTGAGGTGCCATCCAGAGAGGCTGAAGGCCAGCAGAGTCTGGATAAGTTCAACAGCGTGGGCCGAAACAGCCTAAGCCTAGACATTTTCTCACCTGTAACTGATG GGTTTAAAACACATGGTTTCATTGGTGATACTCCAACTTCAAGAAATG GAGGCAGTGCTGATGTGTTCCTCAGAGAAGCTGAGGGTCAACACAGTTCTGATAAGTTTAGGGTGGGTCGCAACAGCCTGGACATTTTCTCTCCTGTCCGAGATG ATTACAAAGGTCACAGATTCAGTGATGCCTCAAGTGGAAAGAAAG atTTAGATTTCTTACCTCAGCACGGTTCAGCCCAGCGTAAGAATCCGCTGGGTACACCTGGTGCTCGCTGCTACAGTCCTCTGTCTGCTGTCCACACACCACCTGCAATCAAAGAGGAGGAACCAGTGATCacatcacctacacacacagacacgcagaACAACATG GTGGAGAAGACTAATTATCCGAGGCAGAATACTATGACTACACCCCCTGCTTCTCAGTGTACACACATTCAATCAGTGCCTTCATTCAACACTCCTGAGCCCACTCAGAGGAGAGAAGTTCCAACCCAGCTCACCTACGATTCGCCAGTGAGTAGCAGTCAACCCGCAGCCGAATCAG CAGGTGCAGCAGCAGGCGCATCTGGCGCTGTCAGTAGTGGAGCACCACTCACCTCTGTCCAGATGAATTTTGTGCGCAACATGATCCATGAAGCTCTAGAAGATTTCAG AGACACGTGCCATAGAGATATCATCAATCTTCAAGTAGAAATGGTGCGGCAGTTCTACATTCAGCTG AATGAAATCCATGGGCTCATTGAGAGGTACTCTGTGAATGAGAGTCTTGTGGAGGAGATTGAGAAGCTGAAGGAGGAAAACAAACGACTCCGAGCCAATTACTAA
- the si:ch211-59o9.10 gene encoding uncharacterized protein si:ch211-59o9.10 isoform X1 — MESTWKDSRPSSPLLSLDEDETSQHLNEACLLSDSELPFDDRGSSYDFSNVVVPETPESPLTFRRKRHSQVTDNYSGVALCGPDAKKDMIPGYLHTTPSSHRTLKRRRLQNHIGGINNIQAGNGTGFVPASSLLPEFTWLESPRPSQSTVSLSSTSTISCSAAAPECSILGAAADQTSPSGHSFEQKKLNKCNKEQRVKKAATIISHGSSRSTSTALSLAAEERHLLGTDTERRGGCVQEEIVVIDEDDDDMVVEATVRSIQMAEDEAFARSLQEQFDREEQHHQEQSRLQTTSPNRHMQNLPFDSYVGLSWISPWASMMHSAPFSELQQAMVVGQPSRQIRQTRGGRSSRRRNSPHVPLDLLDDSQGNNYEALLEFEEIQGAVMAKNTLSKGEIERLPTKAYDPSHNAGKTDCQICFSDYKKGEKLRILPCFHDYHVKCIDRWLKENATCPICRADVSL, encoded by the exons ATGGAGAGCACATGGAAAGACTCGAGGCCTAGCAGCCCTTTGCTCAGCCTGGATGAAGATGAAACCAGTCAGCATTTAAATGAGGCTTGTTTACTGAGTGACTCTGAACTACCTTTTGATGATCGAGGATCCTCTTATGATTTTTCTAACGTGGTCGTTCCAGAAACTCCAGAAAG CCCTCTCACTTTTCGAAGAAAACGGCATTCCCAAGTAACTGATAATTACAGTGGG GTTGCACTATGTGGCCCAGATGCCAAAAAGGACATGATTCCTGGATacctccacacaaccccaagcTCTCATAGGACACTGAAACGAAGGAGACTACAAAATCATATAGGAGGTATTAATAATATACAGGCAGGAAATGGAACAGGATTTGTACCTGCCTCATCTCTTTTACCTGAATTCACTTGGCTGGAGTCTCCACGCCCTTCGCAGTCCACCGTCTCCTTGTCTTCCACTTCTACCATCTCATGTTCTGCTGCAGCTCCTGAATGCTCTATCCTGGGAGCTGCTGCTGATCAGACTTCTCCCAGTGGTCATTCCTTTGAgcaaaaaaaacttaataaatgCAATAAGGAACAGAGAGTGAAAAAGGCAGCAACTATAATTAGCCATGGGTCCTCTAGGAGTACATCAACAGCACTTTCACTTGCAGCAGAGGAGAGACACTTACTAGGTACAG ACACAGAAAGAAGAGGTGGATGTGTACAAGAAGAGATTGTCGTTattgatgaggatgatgatgatatggTGGTTGAGGCTACGGTTCGCTCTATTCAAATGGCTGAAGACGAGGCATTTGCCAGAAGCCTCCAG gagCAATTTGATAGAGAGGAACAGCATCATCAGGAGCAAAGTCGATTACAGACCACATCACCCAACAGACACATGCAAAACCTCCCA TTTGATTCGTATGTAGGGTTGAGCTGGATCTCTCCCTGGGCCTCCATGATGCACTCAGCACCTTTCTCAGAGCTGCAGCAGGCTATGGTTGTGGGGCAGCCCA GCAGGCAAATAAGACAGACTCGGGGAGGTCGCAGCTCTCGCCGCAGAAACAGTCCACATGTGCCTTTAGACCTGCTTGATGACAGCCAGGGAAATAACTATGAG GCCCTTCTGGAATTTGAGGAGATCCAGGGAGCTGTGATGGCCAAGAACACCCTCAGTAAAGGGGAGATTGAGAGACTCCCTACAAAAGCTTATGACCCTTCACACAATGCAGGGAAGACAGA TTGCCAAATCTGTTTCTCTGACTACAAGAAAGGAGAGAAGCTTCGAATTCTGCCATGCTTCCATGACTACCATGTGAAGTGCATTGACCGCTGGTTGAAA GAGAACGCCACCTGTCCTATCTGCAGGGCGGACGTGTCATTGTAA
- the si:ch211-59o9.10 gene encoding uncharacterized protein si:ch211-59o9.10 isoform X2, protein MESTWKDSRPSSPLLSLDEDETSQHLNEACLLSDSELPFDDRGSSYDFSNVVVPETPESPLTFRRKRHSQVTDNYSGVALCGPDAKKDMIPGYLHTTPSSHRTLKRRRLQNHIGGINNIQAGNGTGFVPASSLLPEFTWLESPRPSQSTVSLSSTSTISCSAAAPECSILGAAADQTSPSGHSFEQKKLNKCNKEQRVKKAATIISHGSSRSTSTALSLAAEERHLLDTERRGGCVQEEIVVIDEDDDDMVVEATVRSIQMAEDEAFARSLQEQFDREEQHHQEQSRLQTTSPNRHMQNLPFDSYVGLSWISPWASMMHSAPFSELQQAMVVGQPSRQIRQTRGGRSSRRRNSPHVPLDLLDDSQGNNYEALLEFEEIQGAVMAKNTLSKGEIERLPTKAYDPSHNAGKTDCQICFSDYKKGEKLRILPCFHDYHVKCIDRWLKENATCPICRADVSL, encoded by the exons ATGGAGAGCACATGGAAAGACTCGAGGCCTAGCAGCCCTTTGCTCAGCCTGGATGAAGATGAAACCAGTCAGCATTTAAATGAGGCTTGTTTACTGAGTGACTCTGAACTACCTTTTGATGATCGAGGATCCTCTTATGATTTTTCTAACGTGGTCGTTCCAGAAACTCCAGAAAG CCCTCTCACTTTTCGAAGAAAACGGCATTCCCAAGTAACTGATAATTACAGTGGG GTTGCACTATGTGGCCCAGATGCCAAAAAGGACATGATTCCTGGATacctccacacaaccccaagcTCTCATAGGACACTGAAACGAAGGAGACTACAAAATCATATAGGAGGTATTAATAATATACAGGCAGGAAATGGAACAGGATTTGTACCTGCCTCATCTCTTTTACCTGAATTCACTTGGCTGGAGTCTCCACGCCCTTCGCAGTCCACCGTCTCCTTGTCTTCCACTTCTACCATCTCATGTTCTGCTGCAGCTCCTGAATGCTCTATCCTGGGAGCTGCTGCTGATCAGACTTCTCCCAGTGGTCATTCCTTTGAgcaaaaaaaacttaataaatgCAATAAGGAACAGAGAGTGAAAAAGGCAGCAACTATAATTAGCCATGGGTCCTCTAGGAGTACATCAACAGCACTTTCACTTGCAGCAGAGGAGAGACACTTACTAG ACACAGAAAGAAGAGGTGGATGTGTACAAGAAGAGATTGTCGTTattgatgaggatgatgatgatatggTGGTTGAGGCTACGGTTCGCTCTATTCAAATGGCTGAAGACGAGGCATTTGCCAGAAGCCTCCAG gagCAATTTGATAGAGAGGAACAGCATCATCAGGAGCAAAGTCGATTACAGACCACATCACCCAACAGACACATGCAAAACCTCCCA TTTGATTCGTATGTAGGGTTGAGCTGGATCTCTCCCTGGGCCTCCATGATGCACTCAGCACCTTTCTCAGAGCTGCAGCAGGCTATGGTTGTGGGGCAGCCCA GCAGGCAAATAAGACAGACTCGGGGAGGTCGCAGCTCTCGCCGCAGAAACAGTCCACATGTGCCTTTAGACCTGCTTGATGACAGCCAGGGAAATAACTATGAG GCCCTTCTGGAATTTGAGGAGATCCAGGGAGCTGTGATGGCCAAGAACACCCTCAGTAAAGGGGAGATTGAGAGACTCCCTACAAAAGCTTATGACCCTTCACACAATGCAGGGAAGACAGA TTGCCAAATCTGTTTCTCTGACTACAAGAAAGGAGAGAAGCTTCGAATTCTGCCATGCTTCCATGACTACCATGTGAAGTGCATTGACCGCTGGTTGAAA GAGAACGCCACCTGTCCTATCTGCAGGGCGGACGTGTCATTGTAA
- the si:ch211-59o9.10 gene encoding uncharacterized protein si:ch211-59o9.10 isoform X3 translates to MIPGYLHTTPSSHRTLKRRRLQNHIGGINNIQAGNGTGFVPASSLLPEFTWLESPRPSQSTVSLSSTSTISCSAAAPECSILGAAADQTSPSGHSFEQKKLNKCNKEQRVKKAATIISHGSSRSTSTALSLAAEERHLLGTDTERRGGCVQEEIVVIDEDDDDMVVEATVRSIQMAEDEAFARSLQEQFDREEQHHQEQSRLQTTSPNRHMQNLPFDSYVGLSWISPWASMMHSAPFSELQQAMVVGQPSRQIRQTRGGRSSRRRNSPHVPLDLLDDSQGNNYEALLEFEEIQGAVMAKNTLSKGEIERLPTKAYDPSHNAGKTDCQICFSDYKKGEKLRILPCFHDYHVKCIDRWLKENATCPICRADVSL, encoded by the exons ATGATTCCTGGATacctccacacaaccccaagcTCTCATAGGACACTGAAACGAAGGAGACTACAAAATCATATAGGAGGTATTAATAATATACAGGCAGGAAATGGAACAGGATTTGTACCTGCCTCATCTCTTTTACCTGAATTCACTTGGCTGGAGTCTCCACGCCCTTCGCAGTCCACCGTCTCCTTGTCTTCCACTTCTACCATCTCATGTTCTGCTGCAGCTCCTGAATGCTCTATCCTGGGAGCTGCTGCTGATCAGACTTCTCCCAGTGGTCATTCCTTTGAgcaaaaaaaacttaataaatgCAATAAGGAACAGAGAGTGAAAAAGGCAGCAACTATAATTAGCCATGGGTCCTCTAGGAGTACATCAACAGCACTTTCACTTGCAGCAGAGGAGAGACACTTACTAGGTACAG ACACAGAAAGAAGAGGTGGATGTGTACAAGAAGAGATTGTCGTTattgatgaggatgatgatgatatggTGGTTGAGGCTACGGTTCGCTCTATTCAAATGGCTGAAGACGAGGCATTTGCCAGAAGCCTCCAG gagCAATTTGATAGAGAGGAACAGCATCATCAGGAGCAAAGTCGATTACAGACCACATCACCCAACAGACACATGCAAAACCTCCCA TTTGATTCGTATGTAGGGTTGAGCTGGATCTCTCCCTGGGCCTCCATGATGCACTCAGCACCTTTCTCAGAGCTGCAGCAGGCTATGGTTGTGGGGCAGCCCA GCAGGCAAATAAGACAGACTCGGGGAGGTCGCAGCTCTCGCCGCAGAAACAGTCCACATGTGCCTTTAGACCTGCTTGATGACAGCCAGGGAAATAACTATGAG GCCCTTCTGGAATTTGAGGAGATCCAGGGAGCTGTGATGGCCAAGAACACCCTCAGTAAAGGGGAGATTGAGAGACTCCCTACAAAAGCTTATGACCCTTCACACAATGCAGGGAAGACAGA TTGCCAAATCTGTTTCTCTGACTACAAGAAAGGAGAGAAGCTTCGAATTCTGCCATGCTTCCATGACTACCATGTGAAGTGCATTGACCGCTGGTTGAAA GAGAACGCCACCTGTCCTATCTGCAGGGCGGACGTGTCATTGTAA